A single region of the Acetivibrio cellulolyticus CD2 genome encodes:
- a CDS encoding DUF6431 domain-containing protein has translation MIIAYIGRNVKDYRKNFLLYLEKTKFFCPVCGNNTEFHDRYDRHVHIDDKIEWIVIQRVICVGCGKTHAILPDFIRPYKHYSTADIEFVLRDVEEGTTYEQVEATASISTVKRWFKEFKQRGCQA, from the coding sequence ATGATAATAGCATATATTGGCCGAAATGTTAAGGACTATCGTAAAAATTTTTTGTTGTATCTGGAGAAAACAAAGTTCTTCTGCCCTGTATGTGGTAATAATACAGAATTTCATGATCGCTACGACAGACATGTACATATAGATGATAAAATTGAATGGATAGTAATTCAGCGTGTAATATGTGTTGGATGTGGTAAAACTCATGCAATACTTCCGGATTTTATCAGACCCTACAAGCATTACTCTACAGCAGATATTGAGTTCGTACTCCGGGATGTTGAGGAAGGAACTACATATGAACAGGTGGAGGCAACAGCAAGTATCTCAACAGTGAAAAGATGGTTTAAAGAGTTTAAACAACGAGGTTGTCAAGC
- a CDS encoding DUF2326 domain-containing protein, which translates to MHDNQLLKVSEFIKNKDIQLVVSILKDKLPEELNSNENIVLRLSQYEKLFRIES; encoded by the coding sequence ATGCATGATAATCAGTTATTAAAGGTTTCTGAGTTCATTAAAAACAAAGACATTCAATTGGTTGTATCTATTTTAAAGGATAAGCTTCCAGAAGAGTTAAATTCAAACGAAAACATTGTTTTAAGGTTGTCTCAGTATGAGAAATTATTCAGGATTGAGAGTTAA
- a CDS encoding Mu transposase C-terminal domain-containing protein, protein ATPEECADAFLWEDTRKVDNTGCIKLNGYEYEAGIEYIGKKVDVRYDPFDMGLVEIWYSGERKKKVSPLTIGEYCGKVQKSSSTVKTTHSRLLKVYEQENAKRQKQRIGVLSFRSMKGGSDNV, encoded by the coding sequence TCGCAACACCTGAAGAATGTGCAGATGCTTTTCTTTGGGAGGATACAAGGAAAGTAGATAACACTGGCTGCATAAAACTTAATGGTTATGAATATGAAGCTGGAATAGAATATATAGGTAAAAAGGTTGATGTAAGATACGACCCTTTTGATATGGGGCTTGTGGAAATATGGTATAGCGGAGAACGCAAGAAGAAAGTAAGCCCGCTTACGATTGGAGAATACTGTGGAAAGGTACAAAAGTCAAGTTCGACAGTAAAGACGACACACTCAAGACTGCTTAAGGTATATGAGCAGGAAAACGCAAAGCGTCAGAAACAACGAATTGGAGTACTTTCCTTCAGGAGCATGAAGGGAGGTTCGGATAATGTTTGA
- a CDS encoding ExeA family protein, with product MFEQYFNLTRIPFSRDIPEEELYSTPSIEELCERLQYAARNRLFAVITGDVGTGKTTALRKLVDSLDINRYKVMYISDSSLTPRNFYWEVLNQLGCEAKFYRGDAKRQLTRELSNLIETQKRIPVIISDEAHLLSREMLEEVRFLLNFKMDSYNPMSLILAGQSELRDVLKKQIYEAICQRIDIRYHLTPYDRQQTGEYIKKHLEYAGETRDIFTEKAIGEIYDYSHGVARKINKVCIACLMHAAQRQTKLIDDHVVRLIIEDEFNW from the coding sequence ATGTTTGAACAATACTTTAACCTGACAAGAATACCATTTAGCAGGGATATACCAGAAGAAGAACTGTACAGTACTCCGAGTATAGAAGAATTATGTGAAAGATTGCAGTATGCAGCAAGAAATAGGTTGTTTGCAGTTATAACCGGTGATGTTGGAACAGGAAAAACAACAGCGCTAAGAAAGTTAGTAGATAGCCTTGATATCAATCGTTACAAGGTAATGTACATAAGTGATTCATCTTTAACACCAAGAAATTTCTACTGGGAGGTATTAAACCAACTAGGTTGCGAAGCAAAATTTTACAGAGGAGATGCAAAACGTCAGTTAACCCGTGAGCTATCGAACCTCATAGAAACACAAAAGAGGATACCAGTGATAATATCAGACGAAGCACATCTTTTATCAAGAGAAATGCTAGAGGAAGTACGGTTTCTCTTAAACTTTAAGATGGATTCATACAATCCAATGAGTTTAATTCTAGCGGGACAGAGTGAACTTAGAGATGTTCTGAAAAAACAGATATATGAGGCAATATGCCAAAGGATAGATATACGTTATCACCTTACCCCTTACGATCGGCAACAAACCGGAGAATACATCAAAAAGCATCTTGAATATGCAGGAGAAACCAGGGATATATTTACCGAGAAGGCTATTGGCGAAATTTATGACTATTCTCATGGAGTAGCAAGGAAAATCAATAAAGTATGTATAGCCTGCCTGATGCACGCAGCACAAAGGCAAACAAAGTTGATAGATGATCATGTAGTAAGGCTCATAATTGAAGATGAATTCAATTGGTAA
- a CDS encoding S-layer homology domain-containing protein, whose amino-acid sequence MKYRTGLMSKIYGHKIWAKSGQTDRAATIKGLLVLCTVMSIILTCMCSVYAAPRGKEDKEKCEVEQLKHHKVPKALGQKDIKFIDLRDTHWAYIAISDLYDRGIIIGYSDNSFRPNEQVTRSQFAAMLVKTLGLDTESKTQTFKDVPKKAWDFKAVEAAKSYLTGYKKADGELYFYGNRNAVREDMAVALVKALELTVVSDDGKLEEIYDDYESISENLRDFVYTAYKEGIMFGADGKFNPQGSLTRAEAAALLEKVIEKTEKVVIGDTSDEDKVVLDEDSDVTLSVLKYDGKNVEEFDEDYTYYVVELEDEDDIPTVTAKATDSDATVTITQATDIPGTAKVVVTAKDGETTRVYKIRFLVEDASTDVTLKELKYDNKNVEGFDKDDTYYIVELENDDDIPTVTATATDADATVIITQGDAIPGYAKIIVVAEDGVTRNVYYIKFTVKSSSDATIKGLKYDNKSVANFDAATKYYTVELENDDDIPTVTAVANDSKATLNVVQATYLPGTAKVYVKAEDGTSNIYKIHFVVKD is encoded by the coding sequence GTGAAGTATCGGACAGGGTTAATGAGCAAAATATACGGACACAAAATTTGGGCAAAGAGCGGTCAAACAGACCGAGCAGCGACAATCAAAGGGTTGTTGGTATTATGTACAGTTATGTCGATAATACTGACATGTATGTGCAGTGTATATGCAGCACCAAGGGGTAAAGAAGATAAAGAAAAATGCGAGGTTGAACAGCTCAAACACCACAAAGTGCCTAAAGCGCTTGGACAGAAGGATATTAAGTTTATAGATCTTAGAGATACACATTGGGCATACATTGCTATATCAGATCTTTATGACCGGGGAATTATTATCGGATATTCAGATAACTCATTCAGACCAAATGAGCAGGTTACAAGATCACAGTTTGCTGCAATGTTGGTAAAGACACTTGGGTTGGATACAGAAAGCAAGACTCAAACTTTTAAAGATGTTCCTAAAAAAGCTTGGGATTTTAAGGCAGTAGAAGCTGCAAAGTCATACCTTACAGGCTACAAGAAAGCTGATGGAGAACTCTACTTCTATGGTAACAGGAATGCTGTTCGTGAGGATATGGCTGTTGCATTGGTAAAAGCACTTGAATTGACAGTGGTAAGTGATGATGGCAAATTAGAAGAAATATATGATGATTATGAAAGTATTTCTGAAAACCTTAGGGATTTTGTTTATACTGCTTATAAAGAAGGAATTATGTTTGGAGCTGATGGAAAATTCAATCCTCAGGGTTCTTTGACAAGAGCAGAAGCAGCTGCGCTTTTAGAGAAGGTTATTGAGAAAACAGAAAAGGTTGTTATTGGAGACACTAGCGATGAGGACAAAGTTGTATTAGACGAAGATTCAGATGTAACACTTAGCGTTCTTAAATATGATGGCAAGAATGTTGAAGAGTTTGATGAAGATTATACATACTATGTAGTAGAACTTGAGGATGAAGATGACATCCCTACCGTTACAGCTAAAGCAACTGATTCTGATGCTACAGTTACTATAACTCAGGCAACAGATATACCAGGAACAGCAAAAGTAGTTGTAACTGCTAAGGATGGTGAAACAACAAGGGTATATAAAATACGTTTCTTAGTTGAAGATGCAAGTACAGATGTAACACTTAAAGAGCTTAAATACGATAATAAGAATGTTGAAGGTTTTGATAAAGATGATACTTATTACATAGTAGAACTTGAAAATGATGATGACATTCCTACAGTTACAGCAACAGCAACAGATGCTGATGCTACGGTTATTATAACTCAGGGAGATGCTATACCAGGATATGCAAAGATAATTGTAGTGGCAGAAGATGGTGTGACAAGAAATGTCTATTATATTAAATTTACAGTTAAGAGTAGTTCAGATGCAACAATTAAAGGTCTTAAGTATGATAATAAGAGTGTTGCAAACTTTGATGCAGCTACAAAATATTATACAGTAGAACTTGAAAATGATGATGACATTCCTACAGTTACAGCTGTAGCAAATGATTCTAAAGCTACATTGAATGTGGTTCAGGCAACATATTTGCCGGGAACTGCAAAAGTATATGTAAAAGCAGAAGATGGTACATCAAATATTTATAAGATACATTTTGTTGTTAAAGATTAA
- a CDS encoding ABC-F family ATP-binding cassette domain-containing protein yields the protein MNVLSAEKISKSYSEKILFNDISVSINDGEKLGLIGINGTGKSTLLKVIAGVETTDTGRIIYRNGIKIEYLDQNPHFEDGTTVLEQVFKGNSPVMKLLREYESVLQKVDANPDDLRLEKELITLTQRMDSMEAWTIEAEAKSVLTKLGISDFYADVGKLSGGQRKRVAMASTLISPSDLLILDEPTNHIDNDTVDWLEKYLEKRKGALLMVTHDRYFLDRVANRIIEIDEGKLFSYQANYTKYLEMKAEREEIEEASERKRQGLIRNELKWIRRGAQARSTKQKARIERFEKLVDQQGPADKESVEIQVGFSRLGRKIIEIENVSKSFPGKEVIKDFSYTLLRDDRVGIIGPNGSGKSTLMKIAAGKLNPDCGKVDIGETVKIGFFSQENEDMNENLRVIEYIREKAEFLNTPDGTISASQMLERFLFPPSVQWTPISKLSGGEKRRLYLLHILMGAPNVLMLDEPTNDLDIQTLTILESYLDEFSGAVVVVSHDRYFLDRVVDGIFAFEGNGVITQYVGNYSDYSEYIEQRESLLEVSTSKAPKDKVSEKAENKKDRPLRFSYKEQKEFDEIDGVIAKLEQDIKQVDKQMSESSSNFELLQKLIEEKEQLEKKLDDAIERWTYLSERAEEIEKSKKGE from the coding sequence ATGAATGTTTTGTCTGCAGAGAAAATATCAAAAAGCTACAGTGAAAAGATATTGTTTAATGATATATCAGTCAGTATCAATGATGGAGAGAAGCTTGGGCTGATAGGTATCAACGGAACAGGAAAATCCACCCTGCTAAAGGTTATTGCAGGGGTTGAAACCACAGATACAGGCAGAATCATATATAGAAACGGTATAAAAATAGAGTATTTGGATCAAAATCCACACTTCGAGGATGGAACAACTGTACTTGAACAGGTCTTTAAGGGGAATTCACCTGTAATGAAGCTGCTTAGGGAGTATGAATCCGTCCTTCAGAAGGTAGATGCTAATCCTGATGACTTAAGGCTTGAAAAGGAATTGATTACATTAACTCAGAGAATGGACAGTATGGAGGCCTGGACAATTGAGGCAGAGGCGAAAAGCGTCCTCACTAAGCTTGGAATATCCGACTTTTATGCTGATGTGGGCAAATTATCCGGTGGACAGCGGAAAAGAGTAGCAATGGCAAGTACATTAATATCTCCTTCGGACTTATTGATTCTCGATGAACCTACCAATCATATCGATAATGATACAGTAGACTGGCTGGAGAAATACCTTGAAAAAAGAAAAGGTGCACTGCTTATGGTGACACATGACAGGTACTTCCTTGACAGGGTTGCAAACAGAATTATAGAAATTGATGAAGGTAAGCTCTTCAGCTATCAGGCGAATTATACAAAGTATCTGGAAATGAAGGCTGAAAGAGAGGAAATTGAGGAAGCATCCGAAAGAAAACGCCAGGGACTTATACGTAATGAATTGAAGTGGATACGCAGGGGCGCGCAGGCTCGTTCTACCAAGCAGAAGGCGAGGATAGAGCGTTTTGAAAAACTTGTAGATCAACAGGGACCCGCGGATAAGGAAAGTGTTGAAATACAGGTGGGCTTTTCACGCCTTGGCAGAAAGATTATTGAAATAGAAAATGTCAGCAAAAGTTTTCCGGGCAAAGAGGTAATAAAGGATTTCAGCTATACTCTCCTTAGGGATGACAGGGTTGGAATTATTGGACCTAATGGAAGCGGAAAATCAACTCTTATGAAAATTGCTGCCGGAAAGTTAAACCCGGATTGCGGCAAGGTTGATATCGGCGAAACAGTCAAAATAGGCTTCTTTTCTCAGGAAAATGAGGATATGAATGAGAATTTAAGAGTTATAGAATATATCAGAGAGAAAGCTGAATTTTTGAACACCCCGGACGGTACAATAAGTGCTTCCCAGATGCTTGAGAGATTTTTGTTTCCGCCAAGCGTGCAGTGGACACCCATTTCGAAGCTTTCCGGAGGGGAAAAAAGACGGTTATATCTCCTTCACATACTTATGGGGGCACCAAATGTTTTAATGCTGGACGAGCCTACAAATGACCTGGATATTCAGACGTTGACTATTTTGGAAAGCTACCTGGACGAATTCTCGGGAGCGGTGGTTGTTGTATCACATGATAGATATTTCCTCGATAGGGTGGTTGACGGAATATTTGCCTTTGAAGGCAATGGTGTAATTACTCAGTATGTTGGAAACTATAGTGATTATAGCGAGTATATCGAACAGCGTGAAAGCTTGTTGGAAGTCAGTACATCAAAAGCTCCGAAGGATAAAGTCAGCGAAAAAGCAGAAAATAAAAAGGATAGGCCGTTGAGGTTTTCATATAAAGAGCAAAAGGAATTTGACGAAATCGATGGAGTTATTGCAAAACTTGAGCAGGATATTAAACAGGTAGATAAACAGATGAGTGAATCCTCCAGTAATTTTGAGCTGCTTCAGAAGCTTATAGAAGAAAAGGAACAGCTTGAAAAAAAGCTGGATGATGCGATAGAACGTTGGACTTACTTGAGTGAACGTGCCGAAGAAATTGAAAAGAGTAAAAAAGGAGAATAA
- a CDS encoding DEAD/DEAH box helicase gives MTESFENMGLNPTLVTALKKENITIPTDIQQRVIPEALKNKDIVAQSGTGTGKTLAYLLPLFEKVNAELKEMQAIILCPTHELAVQIMRQIERLSQNSDIKIKGTTIIGNVNIDRQIEKLKEKPHIIVGTPGRILELIKKRKISAHTIKTIIIDEADRLMDENNTEFVKAVIKSTLKERQVMAYSATIPKRVETGIIEQMKEAQVIRVEEKLSVPDTISHMCFLAEKRDKIEVLRKLVRILEPQKAIVFVNNQGNEIEIFTSKLKYHGLGVEGIHGTTHKLERKKAMEEFKSGKIQLLIASDIAARGLHIEGVTHIFNIDIPEDVKAYVHRVGRSGRNGNTGMAVSIATKRELELIKKYEKELSIHIEPKSMYKGAIVEVKKPKTF, from the coding sequence ATGACTGAATCGTTTGAAAATATGGGCTTGAATCCAACCCTCGTGACTGCACTGAAAAAAGAAAACATTACAATACCTACGGATATACAGCAAAGGGTTATACCTGAAGCCTTAAAAAACAAGGACATTGTTGCACAATCGGGAACAGGTACGGGAAAAACTCTTGCCTACCTGCTGCCTCTATTTGAAAAGGTTAATGCTGAGCTTAAGGAGATGCAGGCGATCATACTTTGTCCGACCCATGAACTGGCAGTACAGATCATGAGGCAGATTGAGCGTTTGTCTCAAAATTCTGACATTAAGATTAAGGGAACAACTATTATAGGAAATGTGAATATAGACAGGCAAATCGAAAAGCTCAAGGAGAAGCCGCATATTATTGTAGGTACTCCCGGCAGGATATTGGAACTTATTAAAAAGCGGAAGATATCAGCACACACTATTAAAACAATTATCATCGATGAGGCTGACCGTTTAATGGATGAGAATAATACAGAATTTGTGAAAGCAGTGATAAAGAGCACACTAAAAGAGCGTCAGGTTATGGCGTATTCTGCAACTATTCCAAAGCGTGTGGAAACCGGGATCATAGAACAAATGAAAGAAGCACAGGTTATACGTGTTGAGGAAAAACTCTCAGTGCCTGATACTATTTCGCATATGTGTTTTCTGGCAGAGAAGAGAGATAAAATTGAAGTGTTGAGGAAACTGGTAAGAATTTTAGAGCCCCAAAAGGCTATTGTATTTGTAAACAACCAGGGCAACGAAATTGAAATTTTCACCTCCAAACTTAAGTATCATGGTCTAGGTGTTGAGGGCATTCATGGTACAACCCATAAGTTGGAAAGAAAAAAGGCAATGGAGGAGTTTAAATCCGGAAAGATCCAACTCTTGATTGCTTCGGACATCGCTGCGAGAGGCCTTCATATTGAAGGTGTCACACATATATTCAATATTGATATTCCTGAGGATGTAAAGGCTTACGTCCATAGAGTCGGCAGAAGCGGTAGAAATGGAAACACTGGAATGGCAGTATCCATTGCTACAAAAAGGGAATTGGAGCTTATTAAAAAGTACGAAAAAGAATTGAGTATACATATCGAGCCAAAGAGTATGTATAAGGGTGCTATTGTTGAGGTCAAAAAGCCTAAGACATTTTGA